The Strix uralensis isolate ZFMK-TIS-50842 chromosome 35, bStrUra1, whole genome shotgun sequence genome has a window encoding:
- the LOC141936970 gene encoding HLA class II histocompatibility antigen, DR alpha chain-like encodes MAGGRGFPLALLAVLTLPGAGALRAGNVLVQAAYYQRDERLQQEGGEFLFDFDGDEIFHVDLQKTETVWRLPEFGTFASFEAQGALQNMAVLKQNLEIMTKNSNHSRANIAPPDMTVFSEDPVELGDPNVLICYVDNFWPPVLSMTWLKNGQQVTEGVLETVFYRGRDRTFRKFSYLPFIPSRGDQYDCRVGHEGLPTPILRHWEPQVPLPVSETTETLVCALGLAVGIVGIIAGTILIIKAMKMNSARNQRGIL; translated from the exons ATGGCCGGGGGTCGGGGCTTCCCGCTGGCGCTGCTGGCAGTGCTGACCCTGCCGGGCGCGGGGGCCCTCAGAG CGGGGAACGTGTTGGTCCAGGCTGCCTACTACCAGCGGGACGagcggctgcagcaggagggcGGCGAGTTCCTCTTCGATTTCGATGGCGACGAGATCTTCCACGTGGACCTGCAGAAGACGGAGACCGTCTGGCGCCTGCCCGAGTTCGGGACCTTCGCCAGCTTCGAGGCGCAGGGAGCTCTGCAGAACATGGCTGTGCTAAAACAGAACCTGGAGATCATGACGAAAAATTCCAACCACTCGCGGGCAAACATCG cgCCCCCCGACATGACGGTGTTCTCTGAGGATCCCGTCGAGCTGGGGGACCCCAACGTCCTGATCTGCTACGTGGACAATTTCTGGCCCCCCGTGCTCTCCATGACGTGGCTGAAGAACGGGCAGCAGGTGACCGAGGGCGTCCTCGAGACCGTTTTCTACCGAGGGCGGGACCGCACCTTCCGCAAGTTCTCCTACCTGCCCTTCATCCCCAGCCGGGGGGACCAGTACGACTGTCGCGTGGGGCACGAGGGGCTGCCCACCCCCATCCTGAGGCACTGGG AGCCCCAAGTGCCCCTCCCCGTCTCCGAGACCACCGAGACCCTGGTGTGCGCCCTGGGCCTGGCCGTGGGCATCGTCGGCATCATCGCGGGCACCATCCTCATCATCAAGGCAATGAAGATGAACAGCGCCCGCAACCAGCGGGGCATCTTGTGa
- the LOC141936964 gene encoding class II histocompatibility antigen, B-L beta chain-like gives MLPSLAPHWASLGLPVAHWAGAGPLPERAECGWLGGPSTCPASAVSAMETGRVLGAGAVLVALVVLGAHAAGGEEPSGVFLEMEEAECQYLNGSEQVNFVVRFIYNREQFVHFDSDMGLFVADTPLGEHPAKYLNSQPDLLERVRSVGDTACRHNYQALTPFITERKVEPKVRVAPVQSSSLPQTDRLACYVTGFYPAQIEVKWFQNGREETERVVSTDVIPNGDWTYQVLVMLETTPQRGDTYTCQVEHVSLQHPVSQRWELQWDGARSKMLTGVGGFVLGLIFLALGLGLYVRKKGAPFPGLQGS, from the exons ATGCTgcccagcctcgctcctcactGGGCCTCACTGGGACTCCCAGTCGCGCACTGGGCAGGAGCGGGGCCACTCCCCGAGCGGGCAGAGTGCGGCTGGCTCGGGGGTCCCAGCACTTGCCCAGCCTCTGCTGTGTCAGCGATGGAGACTGGTCGTGTCCTGGGAGCTGGGGccgtgctggtggcactggtggtgctgggagcccACGCGGCTGGTGGCGAGGAGCCCTCCG GGGTTTTCCTGGAGATGGAAGAGGCTGAGTGTCAGTACCTCAATGGCTCCGAGCAGGTGAACTTTGTGGTGAGGTTCATCTACAACCGGGAGCAGTTTGTGCACTTCGACAGTGACATGGGGCTCTTTGTGGCCGACACCCCCCTGGGTGAGCACCCAGCCAAGTACTTGAACAGTCAGCCAGACTTACTGGAGCGTGTACGGTCTGTGGGGGACACAGCCTGCCGGCACAACTACCAGGCTTTGACCCCCTTCATCACGGAGAGGAAAG TTGAGCCCAAGGTGAGGGTTGCACCCGTGCAGTCGAGCTCCCTGCCCCAGACCGACAGGCTGGCTTGCTACGTGACGGGCTTTTACCCGGCGCAGATCGAGGTGAAGTGGTTCCAGAACGGGCGGGAGGAGACGGAGCGCGTGGTGTCCACGGACGTGATCCCCAACGGAGACTGGACCTACCaggtgctggtgatgctggaaaCCACCCCGCAGCGTGGGGACACCTACACGTGCCAGGTGGAGCACGTCAGCCTGCAGCACCCCGTCAGCCAGCGCTGGG AGCTGCAGTGGGACGGCGCCCGCAGCAAGATGCTGACGGGGGTGGGGGGCTTCGTGCTGGGGCTCATCTTCCTGGCGCTGGGACTTGGCCTCTATGTGCGCAAGAAG GGCGCCCCGTTCCCTGGGCTGCAG ggCTCCTGA